Proteins from one Phyllobacterium zundukense genomic window:
- a CDS encoding GntR family transcriptional regulator: MQNSHTGQTAQGDIEEAIVSGILSARIKPGTRLSENQLATLFRVSRTRVREAMMRLETRAIVHVSPRRGWFVVEPSAEETMTVYAARRVIESGLLRCMSELTVAGGEKLRAHLAEEKEAISAGDKRRLTCLMGDFHIRLAELSGNIVLIDILRDLTARTILISMLYQSDFHAMQSHLGHCSIVEALEAQNFAKAAELNIAHLEEVEEGLDLTSRPDPLSELRTSLSLPPAAAATKEAAVSSQKN; encoded by the coding sequence ATGCAAAATTCACATACAGGACAGACCGCGCAGGGTGATATCGAGGAGGCCATCGTCTCCGGCATCCTTTCCGCTCGCATCAAGCCCGGCACCCGCCTCAGTGAAAACCAGCTGGCAACACTCTTTCGCGTTTCGCGAACGCGGGTGCGGGAGGCGATGATGCGGCTGGAAACACGCGCCATTGTCCATGTCAGCCCCCGCCGCGGCTGGTTCGTTGTTGAACCGTCGGCCGAGGAGACGATGACGGTCTATGCCGCCCGGCGGGTCATCGAATCCGGCCTGCTTCGCTGCATGAGCGAACTGACGGTTGCTGGCGGCGAGAAACTGCGCGCGCATCTCGCCGAAGAGAAGGAGGCTATTTCGGCCGGAGACAAGCGGCGGCTGACCTGCCTGATGGGCGATTTCCATATCCGGCTGGCGGAGTTGAGCGGCAATATCGTGCTCATCGACATCCTGCGTGACCTGACGGCGCGGACCATCCTGATTTCGATGCTCTATCAGTCCGACTTCCATGCGATGCAGTCCCATCTGGGGCATTGCAGCATCGTGGAGGCCTTGGAGGCCCAGAACTTCGCGAAAGCCGCCGAACTGAACATCGCGCATCTCGAGGAGGTCGAGGAAGGTCTCGACCTGACGTCGCGCCCCGATCCGCTCTCGGAGCTACGCACCTCGCTTTCCCTTCCCCCCGCGGCCGCAGCAACGAAGGAAGCGGCCGTCTCATCCCAGAAGAATTAA
- a CDS encoding transporter substrate-binding domain-containing protein — protein sequence MAVAAIFATASASRADALAEITDRGTIRVAVPQDFPPFGSVGTDMVSMGYDIDIANLISEKLGVKTELVPVTSANRIPYLQTNKVDLVISSLGKNAEREAVIDFSTPYAPFFNGVFAPAGITVTKAEELSGKTVGVTRGAVEDLELTKVAPADTVIKRYEDNNGTISAFLSGQVDVVATGNVVAAAILAKNPPKRPELKFLIKNSPCYIGMNKNEPGLLEKVNAIIAAAKTDGTLNGISQKWLGADLPAGL from the coding sequence ATGGCCGTCGCCGCCATCTTTGCCACCGCTTCGGCCTCCCGCGCCGACGCGCTCGCCGAGATTACCGATCGCGGCACGATCCGCGTCGCTGTTCCGCAGGATTTTCCGCCTTTCGGCAGCGTCGGCACGGACATGGTCTCGATGGGTTATGACATCGACATTGCCAATCTCATTTCCGAAAAGCTAGGCGTGAAAACCGAACTCGTCCCCGTCACCAGCGCGAACCGCATTCCCTATCTGCAGACCAACAAGGTCGATTTGGTGATTTCGAGCCTCGGCAAGAATGCCGAACGTGAAGCGGTAATCGACTTCTCCACGCCCTACGCCCCGTTCTTCAATGGCGTCTTTGCCCCCGCCGGTATTACCGTGACGAAGGCCGAGGAACTTTCCGGCAAGACCGTCGGTGTCACGCGGGGCGCCGTCGAGGACTTGGAACTGACCAAAGTTGCCCCTGCCGACACCGTCATCAAGCGCTACGAAGATAACAACGGAACGATCTCAGCCTTCCTCTCCGGCCAAGTGGACGTGGTGGCTACGGGTAACGTCGTTGCGGCTGCCATTCTCGCCAAGAACCCGCCGAAGCGCCCGGAGCTGAAGTTCCTCATCAAGAACTCGCCCTGCTACATCGGCATGAACAAGAACGAGCCGGGCCTGCTCGAAAAGGTCAACGCCATCATCGCCGCTGCCAAGACGGATGGCACGCTCAACGGCATCTCCCAGAAATGGCTCGGCGCCGACCTTCCAGCCGGCCTCTGA
- a CDS encoding amino acid ABC transporter permease, which yields MNYVFEFGWLAQYYLQIVKGVLITLELIAIGAGFGISLGIFCAWARALGPSWLKPIVATYVELIRNTPFLIQLFFIFFGLPSIGLHLGELTAANIAMVINLGAYTCEIIRAGIQATPKGQFEAGASLAMTPFETFRHVVLLPSLQRIWPALCSQVVIVMLGSSVVSQIAAEDLTFAANFIQSRTFRAFEAYMVSTAIYLGLAILLRQVLVVLGSFIFPRRLAR from the coding sequence TTGAACTATGTTTTTGAATTCGGCTGGTTAGCCCAATATTATCTACAGATCGTCAAGGGCGTTCTGATAACGCTCGAGCTGATTGCCATCGGGGCGGGGTTTGGAATATCGCTGGGCATCTTCTGTGCCTGGGCGCGAGCGCTGGGGCCATCATGGCTGAAGCCGATCGTTGCGACCTATGTCGAACTGATACGCAACACGCCGTTCCTGATCCAGCTTTTCTTCATTTTCTTCGGTCTACCATCGATCGGCCTGCACCTCGGTGAACTGACGGCGGCCAACATCGCGATGGTGATCAATCTCGGCGCCTATACCTGCGAGATCATCCGGGCCGGCATCCAGGCGACGCCGAAGGGACAGTTCGAGGCCGGCGCTAGCCTGGCGATGACACCTTTCGAGACCTTTCGCCATGTCGTGCTGCTGCCCTCGCTGCAGCGCATCTGGCCGGCACTGTGCTCGCAGGTGGTAATCGTCATGCTCGGCTCGTCGGTGGTGTCGCAGATCGCCGCCGAAGACCTGACGTTTGCCGCCAATTTCATCCAATCGCGGACCTTCCGGGCATTCGAGGCCTACATGGTCTCGACGGCCATATACCTTGGTCTGGCCATCCTGCTCCGGCAGGTACTTGTCGTTCTCGGAAGCTTCATCTTTCCCCGGAGGCTGGCGCGATGA
- a CDS encoding amino acid ABC transporter permease yields MIEFSTWDILRNLLLATRWTILLSLVSFVGGGAVGLLLLFLRISKRKAARAFATYYIELFQGTPLLMQLFIAFFGLGLFGVDVPAWLAAGLALILWSASFLAEIWRGCVESIAKGQWEASASLGMGRLQQMRYVVFPQALKIAVPPTVGFSVQVVKGTALTSIIGFVELSKAGTVVTNATFQPFTVYGLVALIYFALCWPLSRSSQILERKLNVAHRNH; encoded by the coding sequence ATGATCGAATTTTCGACATGGGACATCCTGCGCAATCTTTTGTTGGCGACGCGCTGGACCATCCTGCTTTCGCTTGTCTCCTTCGTCGGAGGAGGGGCGGTCGGATTGCTCTTGCTCTTTCTGCGCATCAGCAAGCGCAAAGCGGCGAGGGCTTTCGCCACCTACTACATCGAGCTATTCCAGGGCACGCCGCTCCTGATGCAGCTTTTCATCGCCTTCTTCGGCCTCGGTCTGTTCGGCGTCGACGTGCCGGCATGGCTTGCCGCGGGTCTGGCGCTCATCCTGTGGTCCGCCTCGTTCCTCGCCGAAATCTGGCGGGGCTGCGTTGAATCGATCGCCAAGGGACAATGGGAGGCATCCGCCAGCCTCGGCATGGGGCGGCTGCAGCAGATGCGCTACGTCGTCTTTCCGCAGGCGCTGAAGATCGCCGTGCCGCCGACCGTCGGCTTCTCGGTGCAGGTCGTCAAGGGCACGGCACTGACCTCGATCATCGGCTTCGTCGAACTGTCGAAGGCCGGAACCGTCGTCACTAACGCCACCTTCCAGCCTTTTACTGTCTACGGCCTCGTCGCCCTCATCTATTTCGCACTCTGCTGGCCCTTGTCCAGGAGCAGCCAAATTCTCGAAAGGAAGCTCAATGTCGCTCATCGAAATCACTGA
- a CDS encoding amino acid ABC transporter ATP-binding protein yields MSLIEITEVRKSYGTNEVLKGINLDVEPGEVIAVIGKSGSGKSTLLRCINGLETITQGSISVAGAQLLDDEVHLKALRLKVGMIFQQFNLFPHLTVGGNVILSQAVVKKIAKVEAEATARKMLDRVGLGHKFDAYPDELSGGQQQRVAIARALAMQPIALLCDEITSALDPELVSEVLTVVRELAAEGMTLLMVTHEMKFARDVCSRVVFMHQGRVHEIGPPQEVFNSPKTPELQQFLGVH; encoded by the coding sequence ATGTCGCTCATCGAAATCACTGAGGTCCGCAAGAGCTACGGAACCAATGAGGTTCTCAAGGGCATCAATCTCGACGTCGAACCCGGTGAAGTCATCGCGGTCATCGGCAAGAGCGGTTCGGGCAAGTCGACGCTGCTTCGCTGCATCAACGGGCTGGAAACTATTACGCAAGGGTCGATTTCGGTCGCCGGCGCGCAACTACTGGACGACGAGGTGCATCTGAAAGCATTGAGGCTGAAGGTCGGGATGATCTTCCAGCAGTTCAACCTGTTTCCGCATCTGACGGTCGGCGGCAACGTCATCCTCTCCCAAGCCGTCGTCAAGAAGATTGCGAAAGTGGAAGCCGAGGCGACGGCGCGCAAGATGCTCGACCGCGTCGGGCTGGGGCACAAGTTCGATGCCTATCCGGACGAGCTTTCGGGCGGCCAGCAGCAACGCGTCGCAATCGCGCGAGCGCTTGCCATGCAGCCGATCGCGCTTCTCTGCGACGAAATCACCTCGGCGCTCGATCCGGAGCTGGTGTCAGAAGTGCTTACGGTCGTGCGCGAGCTTGCGGCGGAAGGTATGACGCTGTTGATGGTGACACATGAAATGAAGTTCGCCCGCGACGTCTGCTCAAGGGTCGTTTTCATGCACCAGGGGCGGGTGCACGAGATCGGACCGCCGCAGGAGGTGTTCAACAGCCCGAAGACGCCGGAACTGCAACAGTTTCTCGGGGTGCATTGA
- a CDS encoding TIGR01458 family HAD-type hydrolase: MIVGRSLDDVDAEIVRVHSASMISGVLLDLAGVLYDGKKVIPGATDAVARLHEAGLPVRFVSNTTRSNKESILKQLDRLGFSVAYGELFTPAQVAREWLGQHNLSPYLLVHPDLVADFHDVAGGDGKAVIVGDAGKAFDYLTLNRAFRELIKGAEFLALAPNRTFKDADGELSLDAGAFVAALEFASQRRAVVLGKPSPAFFLCALASMECPIAEAVMVGDDAETDIAGSLRTGLAHALLVRTGKYRPGDEDRFNPPPTAIVDNISAAVDWILAARIRE; encoded by the coding sequence TTGATCGTTGGAAGGTCGCTTGATGACGTTGACGCCGAAATTGTCCGTGTCCATTCTGCTTCGATGATTAGCGGTGTTCTTCTGGATCTTGCTGGCGTCCTCTATGATGGCAAAAAGGTTATCCCGGGTGCAACGGATGCTGTTGCGCGCCTGCACGAGGCTGGTCTTCCCGTACGCTTCGTAAGCAACACGACACGGTCGAACAAAGAATCCATTCTTAAACAGCTCGACAGACTTGGCTTCTCTGTCGCATACGGCGAGCTTTTCACCCCAGCGCAAGTAGCGCGTGAATGGCTTGGGCAGCACAATCTATCGCCGTACCTACTGGTCCACCCGGACTTGGTGGCGGATTTCCACGATGTGGCGGGCGGGGACGGAAAGGCGGTCATTGTCGGCGATGCGGGCAAGGCCTTCGATTACCTGACGCTAAACAGGGCATTTAGAGAGTTGATCAAGGGCGCAGAATTCCTGGCATTGGCGCCGAACCGGACGTTCAAGGATGCAGATGGAGAACTCAGTCTCGATGCGGGGGCTTTTGTTGCAGCGCTGGAATTTGCTAGTCAACGAAGGGCTGTTGTCTTGGGAAAGCCGTCGCCTGCGTTCTTCCTGTGCGCATTAGCCAGCATGGAATGCCCGATTGCAGAAGCCGTAATGGTCGGGGACGACGCGGAAACAGACATCGCAGGGTCCTTGCGGACCGGACTTGCCCACGCCTTGCTGGTACGCACGGGCAAATACCGCCCCGGCGACGAGGACCGCTTCAACCCTCCACCAACGGCAATAGTCGACAACATTTCTGCTGCGGTTGACTGGATTTTAGCAGCGCGCATTCGCGAATGA
- a CDS encoding glycosyltransferase family 2 protein yields the protein MIHSASLTSISHYTKARLRRSLKARQVRCDLLRSGLKRARHVLICVIRDEGHRLAFFLQYYRDLGFEHFLCIDNGSTDGTLEQLSSFDDVSLLSANGSYKAARFGNDWINEVINRYCQEKWVLYVDADEFLVYPHCDTRSISQLTAYMDTVGARSLRSVMVDMYSHNPIVDNVCEPGRNPLGVCNLFDRSGYVSHFDKRNLTIWIKGGVRGRVYFQGRIWDGPALNKIPLVYVTGECLFLKSSHQVWPLHLNLGDMRGALGVSGALLHFKFLSTFVHRVSDMANRSEHTEEYAAYSSGEDMSHFLYEDTGVYKNWKDLSDRGLIQGEGWQYWKNVSTSGFIETEEFDPDVGTSRKNVPVTCAIQSRPG from the coding sequence ATGATTCACAGTGCCTCCCTCACCAGCATTTCACATTACACAAAGGCCCGACTGCGCCGATCTCTGAAGGCCAGGCAGGTCAGGTGCGACCTGTTGCGCAGCGGGCTCAAGCGCGCACGCCATGTCCTCATATGCGTCATCCGCGACGAAGGGCATCGGTTGGCCTTCTTTCTGCAGTACTATCGCGATCTTGGCTTCGAGCATTTTCTTTGCATCGATAACGGGTCGACCGACGGCACGCTCGAACAATTGTCCAGCTTCGACGACGTGTCCCTCCTTTCGGCCAACGGGTCTTACAAGGCAGCAAGGTTCGGAAACGACTGGATCAACGAAGTCATCAACCGGTATTGCCAGGAAAAATGGGTCCTTTACGTCGATGCCGATGAGTTTCTGGTTTACCCGCATTGCGATACAAGATCGATTAGTCAACTGACCGCCTACATGGATACCGTGGGCGCTCGTTCTCTGCGATCGGTCATGGTCGATATGTACAGCCATAATCCTATCGTTGATAACGTATGCGAGCCCGGAAGAAACCCCTTGGGAGTTTGCAACCTCTTCGACCGGTCGGGCTACGTGTCGCATTTCGACAAGCGCAATCTGACGATATGGATCAAGGGTGGGGTCCGTGGGCGGGTCTACTTCCAGGGCCGTATCTGGGACGGTCCTGCGCTCAACAAGATACCTCTCGTTTACGTAACGGGTGAGTGCCTGTTTCTCAAATCATCGCATCAGGTTTGGCCGCTGCATTTGAATTTAGGTGACATGCGTGGAGCACTCGGCGTATCGGGCGCCCTTTTGCATTTCAAGTTTCTATCGACCTTCGTGCACCGGGTTTCTGATATGGCAAACCGATCGGAGCACACCGAAGAATACGCAGCGTATTCCTCAGGCGAGGACATGAGTCATTTTCTGTATGAGGACACGGGTGTTTACAAAAACTGGAAAGATCTGTCTGATCGCGGTCTTATACAAGGTGAAGGTTGGCAATATTGGAAGAATGTTTCGACTAGTGGATTCATCGAGACCGAAGAGTTCGATCCAGACGTTGGCACTTCACGCAAAAATGTTCCGGTCACTTGTGCAATCCAATCCCGCCCAGGCTGA
- a CDS encoding glycosyltransferase family 8 protein has product MNNQCVVYVTDVEYSFPTILSALQARKFASAVTDICVLMSEHLDNFAELKGLLAMSGVELIDATAALKDSLGKLDGSHFQGRISVSTMAKLVLCQVLPAEYTQIIYLDGDTQVVSNLAELENAVAPEGKFFAARDYTSIHNLLHSGRDSHYFNAGVLKFHRNGWIGQEALELFVKNPEACEGKHDQGALNYVCGSSLILVSNRWNFPKQFLHLVNMSSLSIVHYMAHPKPWHGTFFPWSDAESQVYVDLRKSHPVYDALYRGITFDRKMLYKYRSIRERIKHALQQDKSNPQVQSLLVGDYVV; this is encoded by the coding sequence ATGAACAATCAATGCGTCGTCTACGTTACGGATGTCGAGTATTCGTTTCCGACTATTCTTTCGGCCCTCCAGGCTCGCAAATTCGCCAGCGCAGTGACCGACATCTGCGTCCTCATGTCGGAACACCTTGATAATTTTGCAGAGCTGAAAGGTCTGCTCGCGATGAGCGGGGTCGAACTGATCGATGCGACTGCAGCATTGAAGGACTCGCTCGGCAAGCTCGACGGCTCGCATTTCCAGGGACGCATCAGTGTCAGCACAATGGCCAAGCTGGTCCTTTGCCAGGTCCTGCCCGCCGAGTATACCCAGATTATTTACCTCGATGGGGACACACAGGTCGTCAGCAATCTGGCTGAACTGGAGAACGCCGTCGCCCCTGAGGGAAAGTTTTTTGCGGCGCGTGATTACACGTCGATCCATAACCTCCTCCACAGCGGAAGGGACAGCCACTATTTCAACGCGGGTGTTCTGAAGTTTCACCGCAACGGCTGGATCGGGCAAGAGGCGTTAGAACTTTTTGTGAAAAATCCGGAGGCCTGCGAGGGCAAGCATGATCAAGGTGCACTGAACTATGTCTGCGGATCTTCACTCATCCTCGTGTCAAACCGCTGGAACTTTCCGAAGCAGTTTCTTCATCTTGTGAACATGTCCTCCTTGTCTATCGTGCACTACATGGCGCATCCAAAGCCGTGGCATGGGACCTTCTTTCCGTGGAGCGATGCAGAAAGCCAGGTTTACGTCGACTTGCGCAAATCGCACCCGGTATACGATGCGCTGTACCGCGGAATAACATTCGACCGTAAAATGTTATACAAGTATCGCTCAATTCGGGAGCGCATCAAACACGCGCTCCAACAGGACAAGTCCAATCCGCAAGTGCAGAGTCTGCTTGTCGGCGACTATGTCGTGTGA
- a CDS encoding polysaccharide biosynthesis/export family protein, producing the protein MTNWSAASADTYTLVAEDKIKLRIVEWRSSDTRYASWEALEGIYAVDDMGNLSIPIAGQIKANGKTTEQLADAIASALAERAELPGRPFIAVEIAEHAPVFVTGTVQAPGRYPFVTNMTVMKAVSIAGGFLRAREGNAVFERDRIQAAGAYRTAILSRRDLLMRQARLRAEIAGEPSFAIPGELVGTPDVEKLKTEESNLMRLRRVESDSQIAAANDLSRLYSQEIQSLEAKIISQKRQIALAQEELDAVNGLASKGLSNNARQFSLDRALADAQGSMLDLEIALTKARQALSDSEREKTGIINKQNAENQQLLNTVDLDISKAAIDIQVAQLLGEEAGYNAQVARIGTETTSLGSTQKTFKIVRRSDDGTYHTIEADETTALLPHDLIEIGVDADAQASSLLQPHASVARPPNVTLGAQSASRHDISSRIEGGIRD; encoded by the coding sequence ATGACCAACTGGAGCGCGGCCAGCGCCGACACGTATACGCTGGTGGCAGAAGACAAGATAAAGTTACGCATCGTCGAATGGCGATCGTCGGATACCCGATACGCCAGTTGGGAGGCGCTTGAGGGAATATATGCCGTCGACGATATGGGCAATCTATCGATCCCGATCGCGGGCCAGATAAAGGCGAATGGGAAGACGACAGAGCAACTCGCCGACGCCATCGCGAGCGCGCTGGCCGAGAGGGCCGAGTTACCGGGAAGACCCTTTATTGCCGTCGAGATCGCCGAGCACGCGCCAGTCTTCGTGACAGGAACCGTGCAGGCCCCGGGGCGCTATCCTTTTGTGACGAACATGACCGTAATGAAGGCGGTGAGCATCGCGGGCGGCTTTTTGCGGGCGCGTGAGGGCAATGCCGTCTTCGAACGCGATCGGATCCAGGCTGCCGGGGCCTATCGCACCGCCATCCTCAGCCGGCGTGATCTTCTGATGCGACAGGCCCGTTTGCGCGCCGAGATCGCCGGCGAACCCAGCTTCGCTATTCCTGGCGAACTCGTGGGAACGCCAGATGTCGAGAAACTGAAGACGGAGGAGTCCAACCTGATGCGGCTGCGACGCGTCGAGTCCGATAGTCAGATCGCCGCGGCGAATGATCTCAGCCGTCTGTACAGTCAGGAAATCCAGTCACTTGAAGCCAAGATCATCTCGCAAAAGCGACAGATCGCCCTTGCGCAGGAGGAACTGGATGCCGTCAACGGCCTTGCGAGCAAAGGTCTGTCGAACAACGCACGCCAATTTTCACTCGATCGCGCATTGGCGGATGCCCAAGGCAGCATGCTCGATCTGGAAATTGCCCTGACCAAGGCCCGTCAGGCGCTGAGCGACAGTGAGCGCGAAAAGACAGGGATCATCAACAAGCAGAACGCAGAAAACCAACAGCTGCTCAATACGGTTGATCTTGATATCAGCAAGGCGGCAATCGACATCCAGGTAGCGCAGCTGCTGGGCGAGGAGGCCGGGTACAATGCTCAAGTCGCCCGGATCGGGACGGAGACGACGAGCCTCGGAAGTACACAGAAAACCTTCAAGATCGTGCGTCGCAGCGATGATGGAACCTATCATACGATCGAAGCGGATGAGACGACCGCCTTGCTGCCGCACGACCTCATCGAGATCGGTGTCGACGCTGACGCTCAAGCGTCTTCCCTGCTGCAACCGCATGCATCGGTTGCCCGACCACCCAACGTAACCCTAGGCGCTCAGTCGGCTTCCCGCCACGATATTTCAAGCAGGATCGAAGGAGGCATCCGTGATTAA
- a CDS encoding glycosyltransferase family 2 protein, which yields MTPQSRITVGIASAGRPATLLETIDYLAGLRNRPERIIVCVPDIDDAVGLCDRLDVELIVGSRGLTCQRNRILRAAVPDTDILIFLDDDFIPAPNFIQRMEAVFAREPDVTIATGEVLADGILDEGLTMSDALEIIETAGERAELVTDVYNAYGCNMVVRLSPVIEHGLAFDEQLPLYGWLEDVDFSRSIARYGRSVRVEGARGVHLGVKSARQPGRRLGYSQIANPAHLIRKGTMSKPRAIAQISRNILANARGALLGDRSIDRRGRLGGNMLALADLLTGRASPARILEFGISSKREMSSPSIATKRR from the coding sequence ATGACCCCGCAATCAAGAATTACCGTGGGCATCGCTTCGGCAGGCCGCCCCGCAACACTGCTGGAGACGATCGACTATCTTGCTGGCCTGCGAAACCGCCCGGAGCGGATCATCGTCTGCGTACCCGACATCGACGATGCAGTCGGGCTCTGCGATCGCCTCGACGTGGAGCTTATTGTCGGCTCCCGCGGGTTGACTTGCCAACGCAACAGGATTCTCCGGGCGGCCGTTCCCGATACGGATATTCTGATCTTTCTGGACGACGATTTCATTCCAGCCCCGAACTTCATACAACGGATGGAAGCAGTCTTCGCACGCGAACCGGACGTGACCATCGCAACGGGCGAGGTCTTGGCAGACGGCATCCTTGACGAGGGTCTTACCATGTCCGACGCCTTGGAAATCATCGAGACCGCTGGCGAGCGGGCTGAGTTGGTGACGGATGTCTATAACGCCTACGGTTGCAACATGGTGGTCCGCCTGTCGCCCGTTATCGAGCATGGCCTCGCCTTTGATGAGCAGCTCCCGCTCTACGGCTGGCTCGAGGATGTCGATTTCAGCAGATCCATCGCCCGTTACGGTAGATCAGTGCGCGTCGAGGGCGCCCGCGGTGTTCATCTGGGTGTCAAATCCGCGCGTCAGCCCGGGCGAAGGCTCGGCTATTCGCAGATAGCCAATCCTGCCCACCTGATCCGGAAGGGCACGATGTCGAAGCCGCGCGCGATCGCACAAATTAGCCGCAACATTCTGGCCAACGCTCGCGGCGCGCTGCTCGGCGACCGTTCTATCGATCGACGGGGACGTTTGGGCGGTAACATGCTGGCTCTGGCAGATCTTCTCACAGGTCGCGCGTCTCCCGCGCGCATTCTCGAATTCGGCATTTCTTCCAAGCGCGAGATGTCTTCACCATCCATCGCAACAAAACGGAGGTAG